AACACATAGAAGAAGAAGACCCAGTGAGCAAACACCCAACCAAACAAACAGACAAAAACAGGAGAAGAAGAAAATTGCAAACACAACACTAAACAAGGTGAATACACTAGGACATTATCTAAAACAGGGTTCAAAGTGCTGATAAGATTTCCTCCGTGCTCTCATCAAAATCCACTGTAGCTCCCCTTTAAGCTTCTTCCTGCAGCTGTATAGATTGGGGATCAAGCCCTTAACGATACAGCCATATCATCGGTTTTTGAAATGAACCCTCTAGATACTCTCTCCGAAACGAAATTCTGTGATCCCCTCCCCCGACCCTATCCCCTCCCTCGCCGCCACCCGCGGGGCGTCGGGGAGGGCCTCCGATCTCCGCCACCAGcaaccctccccctccctcctccaccctcgccgccgccaaagGGCGCGGCCAGGTGAAGCccgaccggcgccggcgccggcggggctTGGCTTCTCCCTCGCGCGGCGGTGTGGCGCAGGCCGTCCTCCTCATGTttgggcgcggcgcgggcgcggcgcgggcgcggggTGCCGCGGCGCGGGGTGCCGCGGCGCGGGGTGCCGCGGCGCGGCGGCGTTCCCGCGTGCTTCTTCGGCGCGGACGTGGCGGCGGCGTGAAGGGTTGCGCGGCGGAGGTGCTTGTCTGGGCAGTGGCGGTTCGGCCGGCGGACGGCGCGGGCCGCGGCGGCTATGATCGGTGGTTCTTCCCTGCTTCTTGGCTGCAGGGGCCGGCGGCGGTGTCGCCCTGCTGCCGGCTAGGGCTCGTCCAGGGCCTTGGCAGGGGCAGGGCGGTGGGCGTGCCTTGCGGGCTTCGGCGGTGCTGCAGCTGGGGCTTTGCGGGCAGCGTAGCGTGGTGGTGGCGGCCTCCTGCCCCCGGAGATATGCCTACGGTGCGCGGGGCTGGGCGGGCGCTGGTGGTGTGGTGCCGGACGCACGTGCAACGGGGTCGCCGCAGATATAGGGTTCGTGCTCGGGCAGGCCAAATCGAGGCCCGGGGCGGATCGGAGCTGCTGCTTCGGGTAGGAGGTGCCGGGCCTGGCCTGGGATGTGCTCGCGGCTCCTTGCGGGCACGGTGAGGCATGGATGTGGGCTGCCACGGCGTGGTGGTGGCTCATGGCGGTGGTTTGGGTCGTTTCACGGCGGCGGACGGACATCTCCGGCATCGGCCCGTCGGGAAGCGGCCTGTTTTGGCCTTCGATTCCTCTCCTCGTCGTTCGGACGCTACCTTCGTCGAAGGGCTGGCCCTCTCCTAGCTGCGGTCCATTGTccgtctcgcgcccggtgctgcGGGACTGatctcgtctcgcgcccggcagcaggaccgagctcgtctcgggcccgacagcaggactgacctcgtctCGCGCCTGGCAGCAGGACTGAgcccgtctcgcgcccggtgcagcAGGACAGGGAGATGGAGGCCAGTTTCGGCCAGCCTCTTAGGTCTCGGCGCTGGGGGTTGCCCAGGGGTGCGAAAGACGGTCCTTTccactcgtctctttggttggaGCAGCGTccggtctcgggtgaggtggtgtcaaggtcttggatgccagggcggtggccctgggggtggtagcacggtgctcatgggcagagcccgtggcttggtgctgcctggtggccatggccgtgtgggtggcatggttgccggggtgtggcgtttGGTGGTGGTGattgttggccggggtgaaaacctgctctatcttcggacggatcGGTGGCGGCgaatcgttcccttcttgaaggcgtcgtcgcggccttcattgcccgtcgtgttgctccaggggaaaccccGACCCTCgtgtcgggcggtggcggcgctccggtgtcgttcccttcctgaaggctccGCCTTGGAGCCAACGGTTCGCCGTATGCGGCTTCACCTCTTGGCTGTGGCGTGTTCACGGCTAAAATCTCCGGTCACTCTTGTAGtactaggggtggtgttgctgcgctcagcatCTTTGTATCCTGCCTTGGGTATGTGTGTTGTGTTGGCGTGTGTTTGTACCGGGTTTGTTGATaatctttgctttatatataaagcggggcgaaagcctttttcggtaaatgaACCCTCTATATATAAATGAAGGGAGTGGGTGTTAAAAAGATTTTCTAAATACTGGAGttgtatctatatctatactacaaTATTGTGTGATTAAATTTGAAAAACAACTGTAAGGTGGAGGCGTAGCAAATCCGATTGTTGCTGGCCATCGGATCTCTTCTTTACCACACTATATTCTGCCACATGTACCATCTAGAAGTTTTTATGGTTGGCCTTAAGTTCTATATATGGACATTTTGCAAAAAACTCAAAAAATACTTCTACTTTGTTCTAGACTCAGTCTAGCTTCGTTTTCTACCGAAACTGCCATTAATTTTTTACTTGGGGACATTTTTATTTATGTTCAAGGCTATGATGTACCTTCATAAATCATATTTATCTTTGCAGATAAAGCAATAGCTATTCTTGTTATTTACTATTAAAAATCacaatatgagatacaaaaaaacACACCTAGACAAAACAGGCTCAATATATTATACCAACTTTTGCACCTTACTAAAAGGGTTGGGTGTGCTTTCCGCACCATTCATGTTGTTGGGATTTCATAAAATAAATATTTGGTTGACGTGTGGGGAAGATAATGAAGTGTGTTTCCTTTTTTAAGAATGCGGTGTTTTTATGGGCTTTCTTAGATGTGTGATTATGTGTTATCTGCTAATCAACATATACTTATATGCGAAAGTTTCTTGTGTTGATGGCCGCACATATAAGGTGCTATAGTGTCACATGTTGGAGCTTTTTCCGGATGGTGAGAGGGTGCACGAGACTGATTTGTTTTTATACGCTAGTTGATGCCCATTAATTTCATAGATTGCTGGCTCAGTCAAAATAGTAAATCCAAAATTGAGAACCTCAATTAAATGAGAGAgctccttgagaaattgttgaccccgACAAAAGCGTGAACGAAActcaaaattgaacacctcaattgacTGCGAGGGTTCCAAAATTAGGGAGCATGGTGAATTAGAAGATGCTTCATGCACATGCCTCAAAATTTTCTTTCACCTATTATAGTGGAGTAACAGTGTCGATCTTTGGTTCTAATTTAATCATATGAGATCTTGCAGTGCACGTATAACTTACTAGGATGAAATAGAACAAGATTAATGCTATTTTCATAGGTATCACCTACTATGGCTGAGATCCTGAAATCATCTTGATATCGACTTCCTTGGCAACTAACACTAATTATGGTACCAATGATTAGCTTCACGGGTTTACCTGTTCTATCTTTGTTTTCTCTTAATGTTGTTTCTctcagatgtactccctccgttcggaattacttgtctcaaaaatagatgtatctagaactaaaatacgtctagatacatccatttctgcgacaagtaattccgaacggagggtgTATGTGCTTGTTTCATTGTAAACATCCCACATTTGTCACATCACATTCAATCATATGCAGCCACTCGATGACATTTGACTGAAAATGAAGATGAGAACAAAACCATAATGATCATGGTACAAGGAAAAAGTTATCTCAAGCACTCTGTTTATTTATTTGTAGCAACGTGGGGGTTATGTTTCAGCATTCAAGCTCAATCTAGTCCATGGATTTTCAAAAGAGTTCAATTATCTCTTCTATTATGCGACTGGCGAGGGTTAAACGATGATCCACATTTACTTGGAAATGTTAGAAAATGCCCACATTAATCAGCCAAAAAACTATATATCATATCGTGTGGGTACATCTTGATGATTAAACCACTTTACTGAATAACTACAAAAATTGTTACAGTTGTGCTGTGATTGGGGACACTATGCTATAGACTAATGTTTTTCGATAAATAACACTTTTATTAACTCAAAACATAGCACTAAGCGGATAAAAAATGTGATGAGCGACATTCGATTTCTGCATAGCAAAGATGCACATAGTCAAAAAACTTCCAGTCTGATGCAAGTAAAGAAATAATATATGTGCTCATATGGGAACACTACGCCGATGTTGACAACTGTAGCACCTTATAGCCTATTTGGTATCCGGTCGAGCCTGTGACAATATATATTGGCAACATTTATGGGCAGATACAAATTAGACGCTATTTGAATGACTGGCCACCTAGAATGCGCAAACTTGCATTGAAAGAATAGCTATTTGATTGTCTCATCACGCGTATAAAAACTACATTTGTCGCTTCCTTGCTAGTTGCGATGAGCGAGGTTGTCTTTAGTTAGCACAAATCCCCTTCAAAGATTCTACATGAAAATCTTCTAAATGTGTGAGTGCACAAGTACATTAGGTGTTTAAGAAATTCCATTATGTGTACTTTATTTATTTGATTTTCTTTATGTTGATACTTTTCTCTATAAATTTGGATCATTAGGTGTTTCAGAAATTTCACAGGGAAATCTTAAGACAGTTCATGATGGATGAAATTCTGGCTACACAGCCTATTCAACTGGGTAATGCCAAGGAAAGCTGCTGAAATTTTCAGACAATATACACGTTATCATGACCATATCCACCTCAACTGTTAAAAGAAAAACCAATGTACATAAGTGATTCAGATAGGCAACTTTGAACATGTTTCACAAATCTGAAACATACAATCATATCAAATAGGAGATCCAAATACATCTAAACTGCAACCCATCGAATCGAAATTTACAACATTACGGGAGAACTATATGCCATCACTGAAACTAGAGCGAGCCTGTGAATCCGGGAAGGTCCCAAAAATTCAATAACAATGTCCATGTATTTTAACCAGTTGCTGAATACAGATATCTTTCCAACGTGCCAATCACCTTTCGCCAGATCAATTGTTCAAGTAGGTTCACGAACCAAGGCTGTACATGCCGTCAGCCATGAACTGACCGTCCATGTAGAGGGCAGCGGCATTCTGTGGGTGGAATCCTTCCATCATGACAAATGGCATGTCCTCAGACGGTTTCCAATGCCGTTTCCTCTGGTTAATGAACCAGTTGTTGATCTGTTTCTGGTCTAGCCCTGTCGATTCCGCAAGCGCGATCTTTTCTGTCTCCTACACTCACCAAATTAACCAACCGGCATAAGCTTTAGTAAGAATACATAACGCAGATTTCGTTTTGATGGAAATTACATGCGGCTCCGAAATGAGTGGAACAGAAAAAAAAACCCGTAAATTTTAAGGGATGGAAGCATGTATCATACCGAGGGGTAAGGCCACTTGTAGTGCAGCTCCCACCAGTGAAGTAGCTTCTGCCTGGCCTCCTTTGGgagcttccccttcttcttcttcttggagaactcTTGCCGGAGGCTGCTCAGGTAGCCACTGTACTTCTTCAGAAGCTGGTACTTGAGCTCCTTGTCCTCAGCGCGTGGGTCTATCTCTGGCGGCTCATTTTCACGCCCGCTAGCGTCCATTTCATCCTCAGAAGAGCCAGCGCCTTCACATTTTCCATCTGCAGGTAAAAAATTGGTAATGGTAAGATACACGTGTTTTGTCGAGATCAGAATGGTTATCACGGCCAGACCTGGTTTCAGACTTTCAGTCTCCACCATGTCGGACAGCAATGGGGTGGTTGCAGTATTCAGAAAGCCCATCGCTTGTCTATAAACAAATCTATCATTTTAGGAATGCATGCTGGATTCGAGTGTAAACAGTGTAATTTTGGACATCTAgtagtgtggctacagtcccaaTTAGCTGGACTTTGCAATGAGCTGAATAAGACCGAATCGGACCGAAATGGCCATGGTTTGTCAGTTGAAACTGATACCAATCTGACCATTGCCTGATAGACCAGTTCCGAAGTGTTTATTTGAACGTATCACAAAACAGAGGAAAGCCAGCAACTATAGCTATAGTCTTGTAAGCTGTAGTTGATCCAATGTTTTTCAAAGATATTTGTTTCCACATAAGACTGATTTTATAGATGCTCAGGGAGTCAGGGTAACAAAGCAGTTGCCctgcaatatactccctccgtcccataatataagagcgttttttacactacactgaGGGAGTAATTATTTTTGCATGGCATGATGAATATTGGAAGAAAACATATTACAAAATTTACTGTTTTCTAAGAAATTTGCCAAACTATATATATCTTACACCGAAGTAGTAAATGAAAATGagcaaacgaaaggaaagagacaAAATGTGCACCATACCATGAGAGGAACCCAATTGCTTATATTAAACATTATCTAGGCACAATATAATTGAATATAGTGAAGATCGCCTTAAGAATAAACAAATATCGTTTGACCATAACTTCAGTTCAGATGTGCAAGAATAATAATGGATCTACAGATAAGAATAATAATATTTTGTTGAATGACTTGAATGGAATCCCAAGAAATGTCCAATATTTCCTCAATAACGTTTTTCTAAAATTCCCTCAAACAAAATGTCTACAATATGTTACCCTAATTTTAATTTGTTTAATGTATGCAACCTTAAATTGGTGTGCGTGCACCTTAAACAGACCGCTAAGGACGGATGGAGGGGCGCTCAGGCACCAAGCCACGTCATCCCTTAAACCTCACTTGTTTGATCTCTTAATTGGCACATGGTTagctcaaatgatgttagaggtgctAGAAGAATAGGAGGACAAAACTAGCTCATTGTCTCTCCACATGCACCATATATTGTTCTGTGTGCACATTCAACAAACAGACAATTGAAACTGTAACTAATAAAATAAATAGTACGAGATTTAAAAAAATagtacatagttgctaaatttgaTGCAAAGGCTGAATAAACAAGATCTAGATTTTCACCAAATTTATTGAGATTCTAATGTTTCGTGTCTTCTTTGAGAAATCATATATGTATTATGCTGATTTAAGAAAAACAGCCTCAAGAATTTCTTTTCCCTGGACAC
This region of Triticum aestivum cultivar Chinese Spring chromosome 2D, IWGSC CS RefSeq v2.1, whole genome shotgun sequence genomic DNA includes:
- the LOC123052900 gene encoding homeobox protein knotted-1-like 12 isoform X2, whose protein sequence is MGGTYYGTPLALHQAAAAAGSSQYQFHHHKSSGEEISQAEAEAIKAKIMAHPQYTALLVAYLDCQKVGAPPDVLERLTAMAAKLDAHPPGRLHEARDPELDQFMEAYCNMLAKYREELTRPIEEAMEFLKRVEAQLDSITGGGHGSARLSLADGKCEGAGSSEDEMDASGRENEPPEIDPRAEDKELKYQLLKKYSGYLSSLRQEFSKKKKKGKLPKEARQKLLHWWELHYKWPYPSETEKIALAESTGLDQKQINNWFINQRKRHWKPSEDMPFVMMEGFHPQNAAALYMDGQFMADGMYSLGS